From the Myxococcales bacterium genome, one window contains:
- a CDS encoding tetratricopeptide repeat protein, with protein sequence MAPSPSLAAPVAPVAEVAPSPALAAQLATVAEVPSLAAPVAPVAEVAPSPALAAPVAPVAEVSPSPALAAPVAPVAEVASLAAHVAPVAESPEVPSLAAPVAPVAEVPTLAAQLATVEENPAVPATPPRRKSLIEKAIDESDLVGMGIGDVDEILGLKTPSSPALAVPLAPPTIDSGPIPVAIYADDPTPLPPPMVIDADDDLPRRTTSQGADVAQVAGEVEAPPATVDADPARELVTIRPKRQTREQPAITGSPDGGSPAAGPPAITGSPDGGPPAAGPPAVTGAPAVTGAPAAGPPDAGASDAGPPAAARPRGDDDPVPRAAAASIPPNQRGPRWPAIVTGLGALAILAFVVTTAGRGGARSKAIDAGPVARTSDARVSAPEIVDAAPPVPTDAAPPADARAIDAAPPADAPVAEGPGPDAGIDHKAALAGARAALDDGDYARALELADTSLAGRRTSRAYIVRADALRRLGRIDLAVQAIDAAIKANNSYAPAWELKGKILWSARRYAEARPVFERFLELQPTGEAADTARALLGTK encoded by the coding sequence GTGGCGCCGTCGCCGTCGCTGGCCGCGCCGGTGGCGCCGGTCGCGGAGGTGGCGCCGTCGCCGGCGCTGGCCGCGCAGCTGGCGACCGTCGCGGAGGTGCCGTCGCTGGCCGCACCGGTGGCGCCGGTCGCGGAGGTGGCGCCGTCGCCGGCGCTGGCCGCGCCGGTGGCGCCGGTCGCGGAGGTGTCGCCGTCGCCGGCGCTGGCCGCGCCGGTGGCGCCGGTCGCGGAGGTGGCGTCGCTGGCCGCGCACGTGGCGCCGGTCGCGGAGAGCCCGGAGGTGCCGTCGCTGGCCGCGCCGGTGGCGCCGGTCGCGGAGGTGCCGACGCTGGCCGCGCAGCTGGCGACGGTCGAGGAGAACCCGGCGGTGCCGGCCACGCCGCCGCGCCGCAAGAGCCTGATCGAGAAGGCTATCGACGAGTCGGACCTGGTCGGGATGGGGATCGGCGACGTCGACGAGATCCTCGGCCTCAAGACCCCTTCGAGCCCCGCCCTCGCGGTGCCCCTGGCCCCGCCGACGATCGACTCTGGACCGATCCCGGTGGCGATCTACGCCGACGATCCGACGCCGCTGCCGCCGCCGATGGTGATCGACGCCGACGACGATCTGCCTCGCAGGACCACGTCGCAAGGCGCCGACGTCGCCCAGGTCGCCGGCGAGGTCGAGGCGCCGCCGGCGACGGTCGACGCCGATCCGGCGCGCGAGCTCGTCACGATCCGCCCGAAGCGCCAGACCCGGGAGCAGCCCGCGATCACCGGGTCGCCCGACGGCGGGTCGCCCGCCGCTGGGCCGCCCGCGATCACCGGGTCGCCCGACGGCGGGCCGCCCGCCGCTGGGCCGCCCGCGGTCACCGGGGCGCCCGCGGTCACCGGGGCGCCCGCCGCTGGGCCGCCCGACGCCGGGGCGTCCGACGCCGGGCCGCCCGCGGCCGCGCGGCCGCGCGGCGACGACGATCCGGTCCCACGCGCCGCGGCCGCCTCGATCCCGCCCAACCAGCGCGGGCCCCGATGGCCTGCGATCGTCACGGGCCTCGGCGCGCTGGCGATCCTGGCCTTCGTGGTCACGACAGCGGGTCGCGGCGGCGCGCGGTCGAAGGCGATCGACGCCGGTCCGGTCGCCCGCACGTCGGACGCGCGGGTGAGCGCGCCGGAGATCGTCGACGCGGCGCCGCCGGTGCCGACCGACGCGGCCCCACCCGCGGACGCGCGGGCGATCGACGCGGCCCCACCCGCGGACGCGCCGGTCGCCGAGGGGCCCGGCCCGGACGCCGGCATCGACCACAAGGCCGCGCTCGCCGGGGCTCGCGCCGCGCTCGACGACGGCGACTACGCGCGCGCGCTCGAGCTGGCCGACACGTCGCTCGCCGGTCGGCGCACGTCGCGCGCGTACATCGTGCGGGCCGACGCGTTGCGCCGCCTCGGCCGCATCGATCTGGCCGTGCAGGCGATCGACGCGGCGATCAAGGCCAACAACTCCTACGCCCCGGCGTGGGAGCTCAAGGGCAAGATCTTGTGGAGCGCGCGGCGCTACGCGGAGGCCCGGCCAGTGTTCGAGCGGTTCCTCGAGCTGCAGCCGACCGGCGAGGCCGCCGACACCGCGCGTGCGCTGCTGGGGACCAAGTGA
- a CDS encoding cellulase family glycosylhydrolase: protein MRCSLGSWMRVGLIAATLGASLGCGDPSAPPSALRAVDGRLRDRDGREVLLRGVNARVEGVFDVTFDDGRVALEDIPPFGEDDCRFLGEDLGFDHLRLPINWSALEPADDQFQPAYVDRILALAAACDRHGVKTIVDFHQDGFSKEIGEDGAPLWAITPPPTQLLEGPLTDLDARRMSAQVTMAFTDFFHDTSGGWDRFAQAVAYVAARIDQQPGIVGLELFNEPYIFFDDQRLIDFHRHVAAAARAVAPGLAVVFEPAALRNLTDSDQASPAIEVDNAIYGPHVYVDVFEDGWAAEDVPKLDASVAATRAEATAHGAALYVGEFGHDASARGGRYVAAAMVAFDAQRASWAYWLYEEWSQGGWGLYDASGAARGALRADRADLLARAYPVAVDGDLVEVSYDPAPRRLTVRLDRAGAGVHVLAAPRRTFPGAVAVTCDGAAVVVTQAAGRVEVGCRGRELVMTPAP, encoded by the coding sequence ATGCGGTGCTCCCTCGGTTCGTGGATGCGCGTGGGGCTGATCGCGGCGACGCTCGGCGCGAGCCTGGGCTGTGGCGATCCGTCGGCGCCGCCGTCGGCGTTGCGCGCGGTCGACGGTCGGCTCCGCGACCGCGACGGGCGCGAGGTGCTCCTGCGCGGGGTCAACGCGCGGGTCGAGGGCGTGTTCGACGTGACGTTCGATGACGGGCGGGTCGCGCTCGAGGACATCCCGCCGTTCGGCGAGGACGACTGCCGGTTCCTGGGCGAGGACCTGGGCTTCGATCACCTGCGGCTGCCGATCAACTGGAGCGCGCTCGAGCCCGCCGACGATCAGTTCCAGCCGGCGTACGTCGACCGGATCCTGGCGCTCGCGGCGGCGTGTGATCGCCACGGCGTCAAGACGATCGTCGACTTCCACCAGGACGGGTTCTCGAAGGAGATCGGCGAGGACGGCGCGCCGCTGTGGGCGATCACGCCGCCGCCGACCCAGCTGCTCGAGGGGCCGCTGACCGATCTCGACGCGCGCCGGATGAGCGCGCAGGTGACGATGGCGTTCACGGACTTCTTCCACGACACCAGCGGCGGCTGGGATCGGTTCGCGCAGGCGGTGGCGTACGTCGCCGCGCGCATCGACCAGCAGCCCGGCATCGTCGGGCTCGAGCTGTTCAACGAGCCGTACATCTTCTTCGACGATCAGCGGCTGATCGACTTCCACCGGCACGTCGCGGCGGCGGCGCGCGCGGTCGCGCCCGGGCTGGCCGTGGTGTTCGAGCCGGCGGCGCTGCGCAACCTGACCGACAGCGATCAGGCCAGCCCGGCGATCGAGGTCGACAACGCGATCTACGGCCCGCACGTCTACGTCGACGTGTTCGAGGACGGGTGGGCGGCCGAGGACGTGCCCAAGCTCGACGCCAGCGTCGCCGCGACCCGGGCCGAGGCGACGGCCCACGGGGCGGCGCTGTACGTGGGCGAGTTCGGCCACGACGCCTCGGCGCGCGGCGGGCGCTACGTCGCCGCGGCGATGGTGGCGTTCGACGCCCAGCGGGCGTCGTGGGCGTACTGGCTCTACGAGGAGTGGTCGCAGGGCGGCTGGGGCCTGTACGACGCGAGCGGCGCGGCCCGCGGCGCGCTCCGGGCCGATCGCGCCGACCTGCTGGCGCGCGCGTACCCGGTGGCGGTCGACGGTGATCTCGTCGAGGTCAGCTACGACCCGGCGCCGCGGCGGCTGACCGTGCGCCTCGATCGCGCCGGCGCCGGCGTGCACGTGCTGGCCGCGCCACGGCGGACGTTCCCGGGCGCGGTCGCGGTCACGTGCGACGGCGCGGCGGTGGTCGTCACCCAGGCCGCGGGTCGCGTCGAGGTCGGGTGCCGGGGCCGCGAGCTGGTCATGACGCCGGCGCCGTGA
- the bioA gene encoding adenosylmethionine--8-amino-7-oxononanoate transaminase, translating into MGPKVARGASPIYKVRVSWSERDKQVLWHPFTQAAEWCAGTPLVIDRAEGNYLIDTDGRRYLDGVSSLWVTTHGHGVPSIARAIAEQAARLDHSTLLGLTHPPAIQLAERLVALAPEGLTRVFYSDSGSTAVEIALKQAFQYWALMGRPSKQRFIHLAESYHGDTLGAVGVGGMGLFHRIFGPLVVAGIKVPTPALEPAIALPALRELLDRRADEIAALVIEPLIQGAAGMLVHPPGYLAAVADLCHAHDVLLIVDEVATGFGRTGTVFACEQERVRPDLMCVAKGLTGGTLPLAATLSTERIYQAFVAPRQDLTTFFHGHTYTGNPIACAAALANLDLLADPTVLASVQTATAHMAALLANLAEIPVVHQVRQVGLMAGIELRRPNGEPLPFEQFVGTAVCDRARAHGVILRPLSDVIVWMPPLSIGTADLDHMARATRAAIIEVLG; encoded by the coding sequence ATGGGGCCGAAGGTGGCGCGCGGAGCCTCTCCTATATATAAGGTGCGCGTGAGCTGGTCCGAGCGAGACAAGCAGGTCCTCTGGCACCCCTTCACGCAGGCGGCCGAGTGGTGCGCGGGTACGCCCCTGGTGATCGATCGAGCGGAAGGGAACTACCTGATCGACACGGATGGTCGGCGGTACCTCGACGGCGTGAGCTCCCTCTGGGTGACGACCCACGGCCACGGCGTACCGTCGATCGCGCGTGCGATCGCTGAGCAAGCAGCGCGGCTCGATCACTCCACGTTGCTCGGCCTGACCCACCCGCCGGCCATCCAGCTGGCCGAGCGGCTGGTGGCACTTGCTCCCGAGGGTCTGACCCGGGTCTTCTACTCCGACTCGGGCTCAACCGCGGTCGAGATCGCGCTCAAGCAAGCGTTCCAGTACTGGGCGTTGATGGGGCGGCCGAGCAAGCAGCGCTTCATCCACCTGGCCGAGTCCTATCACGGCGACACCCTCGGAGCGGTCGGGGTTGGAGGCATGGGCCTATTCCACCGGATCTTCGGGCCGCTGGTCGTCGCCGGGATCAAGGTGCCGACCCCCGCACTCGAGCCCGCCATCGCCCTGCCGGCGCTCCGCGAACTGCTAGACCGGCGGGCCGACGAGATCGCGGCGCTGGTGATCGAGCCCCTGATCCAGGGCGCGGCGGGCATGCTTGTCCACCCGCCCGGCTACCTGGCGGCGGTCGCGGACCTGTGCCACGCCCACGATGTCCTCCTGATCGTCGACGAGGTCGCGACCGGCTTCGGCCGCACCGGGACCGTGTTCGCCTGCGAGCAGGAGCGGGTTCGACCCGACCTGATGTGCGTCGCCAAGGGCCTGACCGGCGGGACCCTGCCGCTCGCCGCGACCCTGAGCACCGAGCGGATCTACCAGGCCTTCGTCGCCCCCCGGCAGGACTTGACGACCTTCTTCCACGGCCACACCTACACCGGCAATCCGATCGCGTGTGCGGCGGCCCTCGCGAACCTCGACCTGCTCGCGGATCCCACTGTCTTGGCCAGCGTCCAAACCGCGACCGCCCACATGGCCGCGCTCCTCGCGAACCTCGCCGAGATCCCCGTCGTGCACCAGGTCCGCCAGGTGGGCCTGATGGCAGGCATCGAGCTCCGTCGGCCCAACGGGGAGCCCCTACCCTTCGAACAGTTCGTAGGTACGGCCGTGTGTGACCGGGCCCGGGCCCACGGGGTGATCTTGCGCCCACTCTCGGACGTCATCGTCTGGATGCCACCGCTGAGCATCGGGACCGCCGATCTCGACCACATGGCTCGCGCGACCCGCGCGGCGATCATCGAGGTGCTTGGATGA
- a CDS encoding KH domain-containing protein: MNSTDVAERACDFLMGVLDRMGITADIDVNESDEKIVLDIQTSDPEVVIGRKGQVVDALQHLVSKVVYRERSGEKGKPIIVDAGGYRDKHVQRLEALAARMAEKALASKAIVDLSPMSAHDRRIVHMALAGIDGVSSRSEGEGDDRHILVVPDGLDSVDAQ; encoded by the coding sequence ATGAACTCCACCGATGTCGCCGAACGCGCCTGTGACTTCCTCATGGGCGTGCTCGATCGCATGGGCATCACCGCCGACATCGACGTCAACGAGTCCGACGAGAAGATCGTCCTCGACATCCAGACCTCGGATCCCGAGGTCGTGATCGGCCGCAAGGGCCAGGTGGTGGACGCGCTCCAGCACCTGGTCAGCAAGGTCGTCTACCGCGAGCGCTCGGGCGAGAAGGGCAAGCCGATCATCGTCGACGCCGGCGGCTACCGGGACAAGCACGTGCAGCGGCTCGAGGCGCTGGCGGCGCGGATGGCCGAGAAGGCCCTCGCGAGCAAGGCCATCGTCGACCTCTCGCCGATGTCGGCGCACGATCGCCGCATCGTCCACATGGCGCTCGCCGGGATCGACGGCGTCAGCAGCCGGTCCGAGGGCGAGGGCGACGACCGGCACATCCTGGTCGTGCCCGACGGCCTCGACAGCGTCGACGCGCAGTAG
- a CDS encoding 8-amino-7-oxononanoate synthase, with translation MSSLGFIEDELAALAAHGRLRIARTVEARRGAEVVVDGRTLVNFAANDYLGLALDPRLATAAAAAERELGTGAGASRLISGHTVVTAELERALAAWVGRPSARLFNSGYSANTGLLPCVANSGDVIFSDERNHASLIDGCRLARATIEIYRHADLDDLARRLRTTPGRRRFVVTESIFSMDGDLAPLEPLVTLAHAAGAVVIVDDAHALGVVGPGGAGLGAAAGADIVVGTLGKSVGAAGAFVAGPAALADLLWNRARTLVFSTGMTIGTQAAALAGVAIAAGGDGDERRARLQTLRVGLGRRMESGSAAAIVPVILGSDRAATAASARLEELGFWVPAIRPPTVAEGTARLRITLSAAHSAEQVAALSRALDDLGV, from the coding sequence GTGTCGAGCCTGGGTTTCATCGAGGACGAACTCGCGGCGCTGGCCGCGCACGGCCGGCTTCGGATCGCGCGCACGGTGGAGGCGCGGCGCGGCGCCGAGGTGGTCGTCGACGGGCGGACGCTGGTCAACTTCGCCGCCAACGACTACCTGGGCCTCGCGCTCGATCCGCGGCTGGCGACGGCGGCCGCGGCGGCGGAGCGCGAGCTCGGGACCGGCGCCGGCGCGTCGCGCTTGATCTCCGGGCACACCGTGGTCACGGCGGAGCTCGAGCGCGCGCTCGCGGCCTGGGTCGGCCGGCCCTCGGCTCGATTGTTTAACTCGGGATACTCGGCCAACACGGGATTACTTCCTTGTGTAGCTAATTCGGGAGATGTGATATTCTCGGATGAGCGCAACCACGCGAGCCTGATCGATGGCTGCCGGCTGGCGCGGGCGACGATCGAGATCTACCGCCACGCGGACCTCGACGATCTCGCGCGGCGCCTGCGGACGACGCCGGGGCGGCGCCGCTTCGTCGTGACCGAGAGCATCTTCTCGATGGATGGCGACCTCGCGCCGCTCGAGCCGCTGGTGACCCTGGCGCACGCCGCCGGCGCCGTGGTGATCGTGGACGACGCCCACGCGCTCGGGGTCGTCGGTCCAGGTGGCGCGGGGCTCGGCGCCGCCGCGGGCGCCGACATCGTGGTGGGGACGCTCGGCAAGTCCGTCGGCGCCGCGGGCGCGTTCGTCGCCGGACCCGCGGCGCTCGCCGACTTGCTCTGGAACCGCGCCCGCACGCTGGTGTTCTCGACTGGGATGACGATCGGGACGCAGGCGGCCGCGCTGGCCGGGGTTGCGATCGCTGCAGGGGGGGATGGGGACGAGCGCCGCGCCCGTCTTCAGACGCTGCGGGTCGGGCTCGGACGGCGGATGGAGTCGGGCAGCGCGGCCGCCATCGTGCCGGTGATTCTCGGCTCGGACCGCGCAGCCACCGCAGCCTCCGCGCGACTTGAGGAGCTCGGCTTCTGGGTGCCGGCCATCCGACCGCCGACAGTGGCCGAGGGCACCGCCCGGCTGCGGATCACCCTGTCGGCCGCACATTCGGCCGAGCAGGTCGCGGCGCTCAGCCGCGCGCTTGACGATCTCGGGGTCTGA
- the bioD gene encoding dethiobiotin synthase — translation MKYFVTGTDTGVGKTHVTAALVTGLRAAGRRARAVKPIETGWDAETSDAARLALASDVPIELTIWRALQAPRSPKAAAALEGRPIDAPALVHWCATQAGDPLFIEGAGGWMVPISEAVSMRDVAVEAADAVIVVGRAGLGTVNHSLLTIAAVQQRMAMMGLILSRHPDESLEFARENADEIAVQTGARVGIFPDDLGAIFDWFTGAFDDHPTHRISLR, via the coding sequence ATGAAGTACTTCGTGACCGGCACCGACACCGGCGTCGGCAAGACCCACGTGACCGCCGCGCTGGTCACCGGCCTTCGAGCCGCTGGGCGGCGCGCCCGGGCGGTCAAGCCGATCGAGACCGGCTGGGACGCCGAAACCAGCGACGCCGCCCGGTTGGCACTCGCGTCCGATGTCCCGATCGAACTCACCATCTGGCGCGCACTTCAGGCGCCGCGGTCCCCCAAGGCCGCGGCCGCGCTCGAGGGACGACCGATCGACGCTCCGGCACTGGTCCACTGGTGTGCCACCCAGGCTGGGGATCCGCTGTTCATCGAGGGAGCCGGGGGCTGGATGGTCCCGATCTCCGAGGCCGTGAGCATGCGCGATGTTGCCGTCGAGGCCGCCGATGCGGTCATCGTCGTCGGGCGCGCTGGCCTCGGGACCGTGAACCACTCGCTCCTGACGATCGCCGCGGTGCAGCAGCGTATGGCGATGATGGGGCTCATCCTCTCGCGCCACCCCGACGAGTCGCTGGAGTTCGCACGCGAGAACGCGGACGAGATCGCGGTCCAGACCGGCGCCCGCGTCGGCATCTTCCCCGACGATCTCGGCGCGATCTTCGACTGGTTCACGGGCGCATTTGACGACCACCCAACCCATCGGATCTCGCTCCGCTGA
- the rsmG gene encoding 16S rRNA (guanine(527)-N(7))-methyltransferase RsmG, whose amino-acid sequence MTWHDDVARAASALDVAAAAPRLVRFVELFERWNRRINLSAARTPAEITQHVIDSLAVIPHVRECDSIVDVGSGGGFPGLVIAIVLDRASIRCVEPLHKKTAFLSSVARELELSRLEVMTRRVDPAIDHDFDAATSRATFEISEWLTLGATLVRQGGIVLGMEGRERVDLGPTDSRHAYELADRQRAVIVRRVG is encoded by the coding sequence ATGACCTGGCATGACGACGTCGCGCGGGCGGCCAGTGCGCTCGACGTCGCGGCGGCGGCGCCGCGGCTGGTGCGCTTCGTCGAGCTGTTCGAGCGCTGGAACAGACGCATCAACCTGTCGGCGGCGCGGACCCCGGCCGAGATCACCCAGCACGTGATCGACTCGCTCGCCGTGATCCCGCACGTTCGTGAATGTGATTCAATCGTCGACGTCGGCAGCGGCGGCGGGTTCCCGGGTCTGGTGATTGCGATCGTCCTGGACCGCGCCTCGATCCGGTGCGTCGAGCCACTCCACAAGAAGACCGCGTTCTTGTCATCGGTCGCGCGCGAGCTGGAGCTGTCTCGACTGGAGGTGATGACGCGGCGCGTTGATCCTGCGATCGACCACGACTTCGACGCGGCCACCTCACGCGCAACGTTCGAGATCTCCGAGTGGCTGACACTCGGCGCGACGCTCGTCCGCCAGGGCGGAATCGTCCTCGGGATGGAGGGTCGTGAGCGGGTCGATCTGGGCCCGACCGACAGCCGCCACGCCTACGAGCTGGCCGACCGGCAGCGAGCCGTGATCGTCCGCCGCGTCGGCTGA
- a CDS encoding DUF2088 domain-containing protein codes for MARVVVPFGRGELTADTSAVITTLAVPPATPPPPIDDLCATALAAPIGGPTLEARARRGDRVLVIVSDATRAEPRAAFVDALRARLPEVRLTIAVATGTHGRSGGLAALGLAHLRDVDVLDHDGHDDTDLVVVGATARGTPVEVHRACVEADLVIATGVIRAHYFAGFGAGAKAIFPGLASSRAARTNHLWKADARARAGAVDDNPCRLDLEEAARLAVPRAFLLDGVADRHDQVQAVVAGDLDAAFRVGAALARPWLTARAAPAACVVVADRAPVTRSLYQASKCVAAVARWVRPGGRVVIVAPCEDGIGPVDVVNRGIYELGLRPRLPPEHEVVLVSSLDAATVGPSYARWAPDLATAVEGVEELLVVPLASKVIADDLA; via the coding sequence ATGGCGCGGGTCGTGGTCCCGTTCGGACGCGGCGAGCTGACCGCTGACACCAGCGCGGTGATCACCACGCTAGCGGTGCCTCCGGCGACGCCGCCACCGCCGATCGACGACCTGTGCGCGACCGCGCTGGCCGCCCCGATCGGCGGCCCGACGCTCGAGGCCCGGGCCCGCCGCGGCGATCGGGTGCTCGTCATCGTCAGCGACGCCACCCGGGCCGAGCCGCGCGCCGCGTTCGTCGACGCCCTCCGCGCGCGCCTGCCCGAGGTGCGGCTGACCATCGCGGTCGCGACCGGCACGCACGGGCGCAGCGGCGGCCTCGCGGCGCTCGGGCTCGCGCACCTGCGCGACGTCGACGTCCTCGACCACGACGGCCACGATGACACCGACCTGGTCGTCGTCGGCGCGACCGCGCGCGGCACGCCGGTGGAGGTCCATCGCGCCTGCGTCGAGGCCGACCTGGTGATCGCGACCGGCGTGATCCGCGCGCACTACTTCGCTGGCTTTGGCGCCGGCGCCAAGGCGATCTTCCCGGGCCTGGCCTCGAGCCGGGCCGCGCGCACCAACCATCTGTGGAAGGCCGACGCGCGGGCGCGGGCCGGCGCCGTCGACGACAACCCGTGTCGGCTCGATCTCGAGGAGGCGGCCCGGCTCGCCGTGCCGCGCGCGTTCCTGCTCGACGGCGTCGCCGATCGCCACGATCAGGTGCAGGCCGTGGTCGCCGGGGATCTGGACGCGGCGTTCCGGGTCGGCGCCGCGCTGGCGCGGCCGTGGCTGACCGCGCGCGCCGCGCCGGCCGCGTGCGTGGTGGTGGCCGATCGCGCGCCGGTCACGCGCTCGCTGTATCAGGCCAGCAAGTGCGTCGCCGCGGTCGCGCGCTGGGTCCGGCCGGGCGGCCGCGTGGTCATCGTGGCGCCGTGCGAGGACGGCATCGGTCCCGTCGATGTGGTCAACCGCGGCATCTACGAGCTCGGCCTGCGGCCGCGCCTCCCGCCGGAGCACGAGGTGGTGCTGGTGTCGAGCCTCGACGCTGCGACGGTCGGCCCGAGCTACGCGCGCTGGGCCCCGGACCTGGCGACCGCGGTCGAGGGTGTCGAGGAGTTGCTCGTCGTGCCGCTCGCGAGCAAAGTGATCGCCGATGACCTGGCATGA
- a CDS encoding 50S ribosome-binding GTPase, whose product MGAGGAAAIAVDTIAGIATATGPAGVGIVRVSGPAAIAIATALTGRAASGLPDRLLVRAVVRDARGRRLDDGLVVAMRGPRTFTGDDVVELQVHGGPVNLGRVLAAAVAAGARIAEPGELTRRALAAGKLTVVEAEAMLAVVEARTERAWALAQAHLGGQLGAAVAQARAAVADLVAELEAHIDFPEEDLPALARDRLGAGLAASAAAAARLVASFGVGRVAIDGLRVAIVGAVNVGKSALLNALVGRERALVSPEAGTTRDYVEVAVVWDGVAITLIDTAGWRADAAGLEERGIALGRARADECDVVLELCGPGEAPRALGPRALGVATKADLGGAAEPGWLVTSAVTGAGLAELRAEIVARAGLADDVEAGSAVLLTERQRAAAAEAERALTAAAGLLAGLRPLELVAVEARTGLAALAALGGEGIGEDVLDRLFARFCIGK is encoded by the coding sequence GTGGGCGCGGGCGGCGCCGCGGCGATCGCGGTCGACACGATCGCCGGGATCGCGACCGCCACCGGCCCGGCCGGCGTCGGGATCGTGCGGGTCAGCGGGCCCGCGGCGATCGCGATCGCGACCGCGCTGACCGGGCGCGCGGCGTCGGGGCTGCCGGATCGCCTGCTGGTGCGGGCGGTGGTGCGGGACGCGCGCGGGCGCCGGCTCGACGACGGCCTGGTCGTCGCGATGCGCGGACCGCGGACCTTCACCGGCGACGACGTCGTCGAGCTGCAGGTGCACGGCGGGCCGGTCAACCTCGGGCGGGTGCTGGCGGCGGCGGTGGCGGCGGGCGCGCGGATCGCCGAGCCGGGCGAGCTGACCCGGCGGGCGCTCGCGGCCGGCAAGCTGACCGTGGTCGAGGCCGAGGCGATGCTGGCGGTGGTCGAGGCCCGGACCGAGCGCGCCTGGGCGCTGGCGCAGGCGCACCTGGGCGGGCAGCTGGGCGCCGCGGTGGCGCAGGCCCGCGCGGCGGTCGCCGACCTCGTGGCCGAGCTCGAGGCCCACATCGACTTTCCGGAAGAGGACCTGCCGGCGCTGGCGCGGGACCGCCTGGGCGCGGGGCTGGCGGCGAGCGCGGCGGCGGCGGCGCGCCTGGTCGCGAGCTTCGGCGTCGGGCGCGTGGCGATCGACGGGCTCCGGGTGGCGATCGTCGGCGCGGTCAACGTCGGCAAGTCCGCGCTGCTCAACGCGCTGGTCGGCCGCGAGCGCGCGCTGGTGTCGCCCGAGGCCGGGACCACGCGCGACTACGTCGAGGTCGCGGTCGTGTGGGACGGCGTCGCGATCACGCTGATCGACACGGCGGGCTGGCGCGCGGACGCCGCCGGCCTGGAGGAGCGCGGCATCGCGCTGGGGCGGGCCCGGGCCGACGAGTGTGACGTCGTGCTCGAGCTCTGCGGACCGGGCGAGGCGCCGCGGGCGCTGGGGCCGCGGGCGCTGGGCGTGGCCACCAAGGCCGACCTGGGCGGCGCGGCCGAGCCGGGCTGGCTGGTGACCTCGGCCGTGACCGGCGCGGGGCTGGCCGAGCTGCGCGCGGAGATCGTCGCGCGGGCCGGCCTGGCCGACGACGTCGAGGCCGGCAGCGCCGTGCTCCTGACCGAGCGACAGCGCGCCGCGGCGGCTGAGGCCGAGCGCGCGCTGACGGCGGCGGCGGGCTTGCTCGCCGGGCTGCGGCCGCTCGAGCTGGTGGCGGTCGAGGCGCGGACCGGCCTGGCGGCCCTGGCGGCGCTGGGCGGCGAGGGCATCGGCGAGGACGTGCTCGATCGGCTGTTCGCGCGCTTCTGTATCGGCAAGTAA